The following coding sequences lie in one Jonesia denitrificans DSM 20603 genomic window:
- a CDS encoding FadR/GntR family transcriptional regulator — MSQRSNLIDQAVAALRARIRSGEWAVGERIPTEPDLTQLLGVGRNTVREAVQALVHAGLLVRRQGSGTYVRSTSEMSQAMGRHLEDANYQHILEVRRSLEVEAARLAATRRTDTDIDNLRASNAARQDAFASGDVDSMVRADVTLHFAVAQAAHNPVLASLYEGLLEAVSQNIRRNVEHIVSAHTEDDHDGLVEAIILGDQYLAMTEMASYIDHYIERRDTSAT; from the coding sequence ATGTCACAACGTTCTAACCTCATCGATCAAGCAGTCGCCGCACTGCGCGCCCGGATCCGCTCCGGAGAATGGGCCGTCGGAGAACGCATCCCCACCGAACCCGACCTCACCCAACTACTCGGGGTAGGACGCAATACCGTCCGCGAAGCCGTCCAAGCACTTGTCCACGCGGGACTACTTGTGCGTCGGCAAGGATCCGGCACCTACGTTCGCTCCACCTCTGAAATGTCCCAAGCCATGGGCCGACACCTCGAAGACGCCAACTACCAACACATTCTCGAAGTACGCCGCTCCCTGGAAGTCGAAGCTGCACGACTGGCCGCCACCCGCCGCACCGACACAGACATCGACAACTTGCGCGCCTCGAACGCAGCCCGCCAAGACGCCTTCGCTTCTGGTGACGTGGACTCCATGGTTCGCGCAGACGTCACCTTACACTTTGCTGTCGCCCAGGCCGCCCACAACCCAGTCCTCGCGTCGCTCTACGAAGGGCTACTCGAAGCCGTCAGCCAAAACATCCGCCGCAACGTCGAACACATAGTGTCCGCCCACACCGAAGACGACCACGACGGACTCGTCGAAGCCATCATCCTCGGAGACCAGTACCTGGCAATGACCGAAATGGCCAGCTACATCGACCACTACATTGAGAGACGCGACACATCCGCCACCTGA
- a CDS encoding CDP-glycerol--poly(glycerophosphate) glycerophosphotransferase: MPQSVSVKSLLQIVRQTPYIVGYLFFTVVTRRQPIVLFLSVSSDRLVGNMAAVHDELTERGIPIEAVLRKSLRHRLPFRERVRLCAVMARASVIIVDDFYPMIYQIPLRRGTQLIQLWHASGAFKTMGFSRAGKPGGPIKGSRTHKNYSAAITSSEQVRKNYAEAFGISIDKVHATGIPRTDPFFDDTIIERSTMRVRDELSIPDGHRLLLFAPTFRGNGQLSAYYNDEWIDWTDLADRLGPGWVIGYRPHPFVTSRPQALSDPRFRDLSGWSDTTSLLMATDVLVTDYSSIIFDFALLGRPTVFFCPDLEEYIAARDFYYPYDWYTYGPVARTHEDLVAHVTHGTWDTAAHDDFLTFFCGACDGQATARVVDTLIAPHLQVGGRS, encoded by the coding sequence ATGCCACAGTCCGTCTCCGTGAAGTCACTTCTGCAAATAGTCCGCCAAACCCCGTACATTGTGGGGTACCTCTTCTTCACGGTTGTGACCCGACGCCAGCCCATCGTGCTTTTTTTGTCTGTGTCCTCTGACCGCCTTGTAGGGAACATGGCAGCAGTTCACGATGAACTCACAGAACGTGGCATTCCTATTGAGGCGGTGCTTCGCAAGAGTTTGCGTCACCGACTCCCGTTTCGTGAGCGGGTGAGACTCTGCGCCGTGATGGCACGCGCCTCAGTCATCATCGTTGACGACTTCTACCCCATGATCTACCAAATACCATTGCGGCGCGGGACCCAACTCATCCAACTATGGCATGCATCCGGGGCGTTCAAAACAATGGGATTTTCCCGCGCCGGTAAACCAGGAGGCCCCATTAAGGGGTCACGCACCCACAAGAACTATTCGGCGGCGATCACCTCCTCCGAACAGGTGCGAAAAAACTACGCGGAAGCGTTTGGGATCAGCATCGACAAAGTACACGCCACCGGCATTCCCCGAACTGACCCATTTTTTGATGACACCATCATTGAACGTTCCACAATGCGTGTCCGTGACGAGTTGAGTATCCCTGATGGCCACCGGCTGCTGTTGTTCGCTCCAACATTTCGAGGAAATGGGCAACTGAGCGCCTACTACAACGACGAATGGATTGATTGGACAGACCTTGCTGACCGCCTGGGGCCAGGGTGGGTGATCGGATACCGGCCACACCCGTTTGTCACCTCACGCCCTCAGGCACTATCAGATCCACGGTTCCGTGATCTGTCTGGATGGTCAGACACCACCTCGTTACTCATGGCAACCGATGTCTTAGTGACCGACTATTCTTCCATCATTTTTGATTTCGCTCTCCTCGGGCGCCCCACCGTGTTTTTCTGCCCTGACCTCGAGGAATATATCGCTGCCCGTGATTTTTACTACCCGTACGACTGGTACACCTACGGTCCTGTGGCACGCACTCATGAGGACCTAGTTGCCCATGTCACCCATGGCACCTGGGATACTGCAGCTCACGACGACTTCCTCACCTTCTTTTGCGGGGCTTGTGACGGTCAGGCAACTGCTCGAGTTGTTGACACATTGATCGCCCCCCACCTGCAGGTAGGTGGCCGGTCGTGA
- a CDS encoding CDP-glycerol glycerophosphotransferase family protein, which produces MIVAAWAVRAVLSVVYAPMRMLHRRHKVTFISRQGNSPSTDFTALVNQLSHDDPSVEITVLTYEFHTSMRRKVGYLAHVFVQMYHIATSRVVVLDTYCIPVSVLRHSPGLHVIQMWHALGSIKKFGYSIVDSGEGSDSRVASVMRMHARYDVVACSSPACVPAFAEAFDTPSERVVVAPLPRVDVLTNRAHMAQQRERLYRVFPELREKPTVLFAPTFQKGQHFAADELHRYFAKHGYTLIAKPHPVALSGARDTTSVRYAQYSAFELLAVADFLVTDYSSIMLEAAVADVPVMILAPDVEEYSAKRSFYLDFAAEVPSPITRSFDELLEHMKTWDGDRTALRAFADRWVSYPEVGTCTEHLARMIQSHLVD; this is translated from the coding sequence ATGATTGTCGCCGCATGGGCGGTGCGCGCTGTGTTGTCTGTTGTGTATGCACCGATGCGCATGCTGCACCGTCGACACAAAGTGACATTTATTTCTCGGCAAGGAAACTCCCCCTCCACCGATTTCACAGCATTGGTCAATCAGCTCTCGCACGACGATCCTTCCGTGGAGATCACCGTGTTGACTTATGAATTTCACACGTCGATGCGCCGCAAGGTTGGTTATCTCGCCCACGTGTTTGTGCAGATGTACCACATTGCCACGTCACGGGTTGTTGTGTTGGACACGTACTGCATTCCGGTCTCGGTGCTCCGCCACAGTCCTGGTCTTCATGTCATACAAATGTGGCACGCGTTGGGATCAATCAAGAAGTTTGGGTATTCCATTGTGGACAGCGGTGAGGGGTCAGATTCACGGGTTGCATCAGTGATGCGCATGCATGCACGGTACGACGTGGTTGCCTGCAGTTCACCCGCGTGCGTGCCTGCATTTGCTGAGGCATTTGACACGCCTTCTGAACGAGTTGTTGTGGCTCCTCTCCCCCGTGTTGATGTGCTCACTAATCGCGCTCACATGGCACAGCAGCGCGAGCGTCTCTACCGCGTTTTTCCAGAACTACGGGAGAAGCCAACTGTGCTGTTTGCACCGACCTTCCAAAAGGGCCAGCACTTCGCTGCTGACGAACTACACCGGTATTTTGCCAAGCACGGGTACACCCTCATTGCGAAACCTCATCCCGTTGCGTTGTCCGGGGCACGGGATACTACCTCGGTGCGCTACGCACAGTACAGTGCATTCGAATTGCTTGCGGTCGCTGATTTCCTTGTGACTGACTACTCGTCCATCATGCTTGAGGCTGCTGTTGCAGATGTTCCTGTGATGATTTTGGCGCCAGATGTTGAGGAGTATTCAGCGAAACGAAGTTTTTATCTGGATTTCGCTGCCGAGGTTCCCAGTCCAATTACTCGCAGCTTTGACGAACTACTCGAGCACATGAAGACATGGGATGGTGACCGGACAGCGTTGCGTGCCTTCGCGGATCGGTGGGTGTCATACCCAGAGGTCGGTACCTGCACTGAGCACCTGGCTAGGATGATCCAGTCACACCTCGTGGACTAA
- a CDS encoding MarR family winged helix-turn-helix transcriptional regulator: MHPKTTADGGQNDHHHPHLTSDGPTNQLKDTRDHVLTELVRLVLEWTTPAMFQRFAQEADVPLDPADISHFYLLAQYGRMHPSELAARRGIGASAVSKLIGRLTEVGYVRREPDPADRRATYIVLTDDGQAAAQRFLAHSEELMDQVVDGWTDEELTTFAALTCRISRRWEEYSRGARMPDNDEERS; the protein is encoded by the coding sequence ATGCACCCCAAAACGACAGCTGACGGTGGACAGAACGACCATCACCACCCCCACCTCACCAGCGATGGCCCAACGAACCAACTCAAAGACACCAGGGACCACGTTCTCACCGAACTTGTTCGCCTTGTCCTTGAATGGACGACGCCTGCAATGTTTCAGAGGTTCGCACAGGAAGCGGACGTGCCTCTTGACCCTGCTGACATTTCCCACTTCTATTTGTTGGCACAGTACGGTCGGATGCACCCCAGTGAACTTGCTGCACGCCGCGGCATTGGGGCCTCAGCCGTGTCGAAACTCATTGGCCGTTTGACCGAGGTCGGTTACGTGCGCCGTGAACCAGACCCGGCGGACCGTAGAGCGACCTACATCGTCCTGACAGATGATGGGCAGGCTGCGGCGCAGCGATTCCTTGCCCATTCTGAAGAGCTCATGGACCAGGTTGTTGATGGGTGGACAGACGAGGAACTCACCACATTTGCCGCACTGACCTGCAGGATCTCTCGGAGATGGGAAGAATACTCACGAGGTGCGCGGATGCCTGACAACGACGAGGAACGCTCTTAG
- the adhE gene encoding bifunctional acetaldehyde-CoA/alcohol dehydrogenase codes for MTATENAVATPAQQEVDALVTKAQGALKEFLALDQEAVDYIVKKASVAALSVHGELAVSAVKETGRGVFEDKAVKNIFACEHVTNSMLSLRTAGVISHDELTGITEIAEPVGVICGVTPVTNPTSTAIFKALISLKTRNPIVFGFHPSAQNCSVEAAKVVRDAAVAAGAPEDCIQWVEHPSLEATSALMNHPGVALILATGGNAMVRAAYSCGKPALGVGAGNVPAFIERTARLKRAVNDVVLSKAFDNGMICASEQAVILDEPIYDEAMAEFRKLHAHVATPAEKKMLEEFIFGVNANSENCGEAKLNATVVGKSPVWIAEQAGFEVPEDTSIILAEISEVGPSEPLSREKLSPVLAVLRAKDAEEGIRLSEQMVEFDGLGHSGAIHSDDQDIIREFGKRVKAVRIITNAPSALGGIGDIYNAFIPSLTLGCGSYGHNSVSNNVSAVNLVNVKRIGRRNNNLQWFKVPAKTYFEPNAIRYLADMRGINRVTIVTDPTMTKLGFVDRILDVLHRRPGNRIALQIIDNVMPEPTVKFVQEGAAQMRHFQPDTIIALGGGSPMDAAKVMWLLYEHPDIEFSDMKEKFFDVRKRAFKFPDLGALAKLVCIPTTSGTGSEMTPFAVISDPEKNKKYPLADYALTPTVAIVDPVLTEMMPDFLAADTGFDALTHATEAYVSVYANDYTDGLALHAIKLIFDNIVLSVKGGPGSKDEKVVKAREKMHNAGAIAGMAFGNAFLGIVHAMSHVTGSTFKLVHGRTNATYLPHVIRYNGTVPTKLNAWPKYEHYVAPERFQQIAAHLGLPASTPEEGVESYARAIEELREAVGIPASFQLQGVNEEAFIGRLDEVAMGAYEDQCAPANPRMPMIEDMKTIMEAAYYGTSFDEVRARRKAARAAEVAVAKEETGDVAAPVDEPKARGKRK; via the coding sequence ATGACTGCCACAGAAAATGCCGTCGCCACTCCTGCACAACAGGAAGTCGATGCGCTCGTCACCAAAGCTCAGGGTGCACTCAAGGAATTCCTTGCACTCGACCAAGAAGCCGTTGACTACATTGTCAAGAAAGCATCCGTTGCCGCGTTGAGCGTCCACGGTGAACTCGCCGTCTCCGCTGTGAAAGAAACCGGCCGCGGCGTCTTCGAAGACAAAGCAGTGAAGAACATCTTCGCCTGCGAACACGTCACCAACTCCATGCTGTCCCTACGCACAGCAGGTGTAATCAGCCACGACGAACTGACCGGAATCACCGAGATCGCTGAACCAGTTGGCGTGATCTGTGGCGTGACTCCCGTCACGAACCCCACCTCCACGGCCATCTTCAAAGCTCTTATCTCACTGAAGACCCGTAACCCCATCGTTTTCGGGTTCCACCCCTCCGCACAAAACTGCTCCGTTGAAGCCGCTAAGGTTGTCCGCGACGCAGCTGTCGCCGCGGGGGCACCTGAAGACTGCATCCAATGGGTTGAACACCCATCACTGGAAGCAACCAGTGCCCTCATGAACCACCCAGGTGTGGCACTCATCCTCGCCACCGGTGGAAACGCCATGGTACGCGCAGCGTACTCCTGCGGAAAACCAGCCCTCGGTGTTGGCGCCGGAAACGTCCCCGCCTTCATCGAACGCACCGCACGCCTCAAGCGCGCTGTCAACGACGTTGTCTTGTCTAAGGCATTCGACAACGGGATGATCTGCGCATCAGAACAGGCCGTCATCCTTGACGAACCCATCTATGACGAAGCAATGGCTGAGTTCCGTAAGCTCCACGCTCACGTAGCCACACCAGCAGAAAAGAAGATGCTTGAAGAGTTCATCTTCGGTGTCAACGCGAACAGCGAGAACTGCGGAGAAGCCAAGCTCAACGCAACAGTCGTGGGTAAGTCTCCCGTATGGATCGCAGAGCAGGCTGGCTTCGAAGTTCCTGAAGACACCTCAATCATCCTTGCTGAAATCTCCGAAGTTGGCCCCTCAGAGCCACTGTCCCGCGAAAAGCTCAGCCCCGTGCTTGCCGTTCTTCGTGCCAAGGACGCTGAAGAGGGTATTCGCCTCTCTGAGCAAATGGTGGAATTTGACGGTCTGGGCCACTCCGGTGCAATCCACTCCGATGACCAAGACATCATCCGGGAGTTCGGCAAGCGGGTTAAAGCTGTTCGTATCATCACCAACGCCCCCTCCGCACTGGGTGGTATCGGTGACATCTACAACGCTTTCATCCCCTCCCTCACCCTGGGCTGTGGCTCCTACGGACACAACTCAGTTTCCAACAACGTGTCGGCGGTAAACCTCGTGAACGTCAAGCGCATCGGACGCAGGAACAACAACCTCCAGTGGTTCAAGGTTCCAGCAAAAACCTACTTCGAGCCCAACGCGATCCGCTACCTCGCTGACATGCGTGGCATCAACCGCGTCACCATCGTCACCGACCCCACCATGACCAAGCTCGGCTTTGTGGACCGCATCCTCGATGTTCTTCACCGCCGCCCCGGTAACCGGATTGCGTTGCAAATCATTGACAACGTCATGCCAGAGCCAACAGTGAAGTTCGTTCAGGAAGGTGCCGCGCAAATGCGTCACTTCCAGCCTGACACGATCATCGCACTTGGTGGTGGCTCCCCGATGGACGCTGCCAAGGTGATGTGGCTGCTCTACGAACACCCAGACATCGAGTTCTCCGACATGAAGGAGAAGTTCTTCGACGTCCGTAAGCGTGCCTTCAAGTTCCCTGACCTTGGCGCTTTGGCCAAGTTGGTCTGCATCCCCACCACGTCAGGAACTGGTTCGGAAATGACACCGTTCGCGGTGATCTCTGATCCAGAGAAGAACAAGAAGTACCCACTTGCTGACTACGCGCTGACACCCACCGTGGCGATTGTGGACCCCGTACTCACCGAAATGATGCCGGACTTCCTCGCCGCAGACACCGGTTTCGACGCTCTGACCCACGCAACCGAGGCGTATGTGTCGGTGTACGCCAATGACTACACCGATGGTCTTGCACTCCACGCGATCAAGTTGATCTTCGACAACATCGTGTTGTCGGTCAAGGGTGGCCCAGGGTCAAAGGACGAGAAGGTCGTCAAGGCTCGGGAGAAGATGCACAACGCCGGTGCGATCGCCGGTATGGCGTTCGGTAACGCGTTCCTTGGCATAGTCCACGCCATGTCCCACGTGACCGGTTCGACCTTCAAACTAGTTCACGGTCGGACAAACGCCACCTACCTGCCGCACGTGATCCGCTACAACGGAACTGTTCCCACCAAGCTCAACGCCTGGCCAAAGTACGAGCACTACGTTGCTCCAGAACGGTTCCAGCAGATCGCTGCTCACCTCGGACTTCCTGCGTCAACGCCGGAGGAGGGTGTGGAATCCTACGCACGCGCCATCGAAGAACTGCGTGAAGCTGTCGGAATTCCTGCATCATTCCAACTGCAAGGCGTGAACGAGGAAGCCTTCATCGGTCGCCTCGACGAGGTTGCAATGGGCGCATACGAAGACCAGTGCGCACCAGCAAACCCACGCATGCCGATGATCGAGGACATGAAGACCATCATGGAAGCTGCGTACTACGGCACCAGCTTCGATGAGGTGCGGGCGCGCCGGAAGGCTGCACGTGCAGCTGAGGTGGCCGTAGCCAAGGAGGAAACCGGGGACGTGGCAGCTCCGGTCGACGAACCAAAGGCTCGCGGTAAGCGCAAGTAA
- a CDS encoding M15 family metallopeptidase: MEERHAGTTAQQPLTRRQLRELAEQEQRAQASLPTPTNGSTTPAATRSSRRASAASPTSPAPRPRVSEVPTSRQPLTRAQLRALENAQRSNESTTPPAPQPPADSHSSPALAELQALAAQTASAPLNAPKASAPSVPTPHQPRATARTRRARAVQATAASPASSITPAPSTTLVRDKELPAHPSAATPAPAVDPSVANILAEVNAVVARVEAALVAPNPHPTQSVLILGSGRSAATPTSAPSASSPLSAPAPSFLSVVTPQTARSATSPHGALTSDAQCHQPVRSAVSPAIAQPHGHLPLDDLLAPSSSVGAEKRQISRERSERTASGSQRWMSRFAVLGSIAAATIAAPILMGGTQTDAPIFADAQPVEYDGPNTVDVVAAGATTTDVPAGIAQSVSEDQRAYLVASRSEQREVLEGCESGVRPAGTNGQLATSDLCRVMNNQYLRADAAIALAALNEQYQARFGHAMCVTDGYRTLSTQYTLKATKGSLAATPGTSNHGWGLAIDICPDTYQAWDKWNWLKENAPTYGWAQPGWASRSYEPWHWEYTAGVEEMASR; encoded by the coding sequence GTGGAAGAGCGCCACGCGGGAACCACCGCACAGCAGCCTCTCACCCGACGCCAACTACGGGAACTCGCGGAACAAGAACAGCGCGCTCAGGCATCGTTGCCAACGCCAACTAATGGGAGCACAACACCAGCCGCAACCCGTAGCTCTCGGCGGGCATCAGCAGCAAGTCCAACAAGCCCTGCACCGCGGCCACGGGTGTCCGAGGTGCCAACATCACGTCAACCGCTCACACGTGCCCAACTGCGTGCACTCGAGAACGCGCAACGGAGCAACGAGAGCACCACACCCCCCGCCCCACAGCCGCCAGCGGATTCCCACTCAAGTCCAGCGCTCGCTGAACTTCAGGCACTTGCGGCACAAACTGCGTCCGCACCGCTCAACGCCCCCAAAGCCAGCGCCCCCAGCGTGCCCACCCCACACCAACCACGCGCTACTGCGCGCACACGGCGCGCACGTGCAGTGCAAGCGACAGCTGCGAGCCCAGCCAGCAGCATCACCCCAGCACCAAGCACGACACTTGTGCGGGACAAAGAACTCCCCGCCCACCCGTCAGCAGCGACTCCTGCACCCGCGGTGGACCCATCCGTCGCCAACATTCTTGCTGAAGTCAACGCAGTTGTCGCGCGAGTGGAAGCAGCACTCGTTGCACCCAACCCTCACCCCACACAATCGGTGTTGATCCTTGGATCTGGGCGTTCCGCGGCAACCCCAACCTCAGCCCCCAGTGCTTCCTCACCGCTTTCCGCTCCCGCTCCCTCGTTCTTATCTGTTGTCACTCCACAGACAGCGCGTTCAGCAACAAGCCCCCACGGTGCGTTGACTTCTGATGCGCAATGCCACCAACCAGTACGCTCGGCGGTGTCTCCCGCAATTGCGCAACCCCACGGACACCTCCCACTGGATGACCTCCTCGCCCCCAGTAGTTCAGTGGGGGCTGAGAAACGCCAAATCAGTCGGGAACGGTCCGAACGAACTGCGTCTGGTTCACAACGGTGGATGTCACGGTTCGCAGTCCTCGGATCGATCGCTGCGGCGACTATCGCTGCTCCTATTCTCATGGGCGGGACGCAGACAGACGCCCCCATTTTCGCGGATGCACAACCAGTCGAATACGACGGCCCTAACACGGTCGACGTCGTGGCAGCAGGGGCGACAACCACCGACGTGCCCGCAGGCATTGCACAATCTGTCTCTGAAGATCAACGCGCATACCTTGTTGCCTCACGCTCTGAACAACGTGAAGTCCTTGAAGGATGCGAGTCCGGTGTGCGGCCCGCTGGTACCAACGGTCAGCTCGCCACATCAGACCTTTGCCGCGTGATGAACAACCAGTACCTCCGCGCGGATGCCGCTATCGCTTTGGCCGCGCTGAATGAGCAATACCAAGCGCGGTTTGGCCACGCCATGTGTGTCACCGACGGATACCGCACCCTCAGCACCCAATACACCCTGAAAGCAACAAAAGGGTCACTGGCTGCGACCCCAGGTACGTCTAACCACGGGTGGGGCCTCGCGATCGACATATGCCCTGACACCTACCAAGCCTGGGATAAATGGAACTGGCTGAAAGAGAACGCCCCCACATACGGCTGGGCGCAACCTGGCTGGGCGTCACGGTCCTATGAACCATGGCACTGGGAATACACAGCGGGTGTCGAAGAAATGGCCTCACGGTAA